The DNA sequence CCGTAGCCGCCGTGCTCGGCCTGCACGGCGTGCCAGCCGATCAGGTTGGCGTGCCCGCCCGCGAAGTAGAAGACCGGGATGGCCTGCAACGCCCAGGTGAGCAGCCACAGCCAGGTCGCGCTCACACCCGCCCAGTGCAGGACCGTGATCACGGACTGGCCGACGACCACCAGGCCCAACGCGCCCAGCCGCAGGAACGTCGCGTAGCGGTCGTTCGTGGCCCGTGGTGCGGGCGCGTCGGCGGGCTCGTCCCGGTCGTGGCGCCGGGGCAGGCGGGCCAGCAGGAGGAACACCACGACGGCGCTGCCGAAGCCCCAGGCGAGCACGGGTTCGTGCCCGGGCGGACCCCAGCGCTGCCGCCACGAGTTGAACTCCAGGCCCGCCGCGTAGAGCTGGGCGGTGGCGTGGCACCGGGTGGCGTGGCCGCGCGGGTTGACGTCGCACCGGGCGTGCATGTCGAGGGCGAGGCGGGCGTCGAGCGCCTTGCGGGCGTCCTGGCCGAGCGGGCGGCCCTTGTGCTCGGCGTAGCGCAGCAGGTCGTAGCCCAGGTCGTGCGCCTTGCAGCCGCTGCCGAAGTCCCACTCGGTGTCGCCCGCGGGTCCCGAGCACCCGCCGTTCGGGTCGATGGCCCGCACGGTCCCGTCCGCCTGCGTGACCGCGATCGGCCTGCGGTTGGCCACCTGGTCGAAGTCGGCGGGGAACCCGATCAGCGGGTTGGCCGTCGACGGGTTCGCCATCGCCTCGACGGCCCGCGCGGCCACCGCGACGTCACCGCTGAGCGGCGAGGTGTCGGTCGCGCCCGCCGGCCGGGACGCGATCACGCCGCACACGAACACGGCCAGCGCCACCAGCACGAACCGGAACCAGGCGGGCAGGCGGGCGAGCAACCGGAGCCCCGGCCACCCCCCGGTGGTGTTCACCGCCACGTCACCCATCGGCAGCCCAGCGTACGCGAGAGTCGAACGCTCAGGACCCGAGAGTCGAACGCTCAGGACCCCTGAGTTCAACGCTCGGAACACGCGACCAGGACGTTCACGGCCGGACGGGCAGCGCCCCCGACAACGACGCCAGCGCCATCTGCGACAGCAACGCCGCCATCTGCTCGCGGTCCAGGTGCGCGCTGTGCGGCGTGGAGTTGATCAGCCCGAAGACGGCGTGCGCCGCGGCGCGGGCGGTCGGCTCGTCCACCTCGGGTGACGTCTTGCGGATCGTCTCCACCCACACCTCGACATAACGCCGCTGCAACGCGCGCACCCGCCGCCGGTCCGGATCGGTCAGGTTCGCCAGGTTTCGAATCTGCACGGTGATCAACGCCGGGTCGTCCAACGCGAAGTCGACGTGCCACCGGATCAATTCCCGCAGCGCGTGCGCAGGGTCGCCGGACGCCGCCACGCGGTTCAGCCCGCCGTCCAGCAACCGCTCGCTGATGGACGTCAGCATCTCGCCCAGCATCGCGTCCTTGCTGCGGAAGTGCCGGTACAGCGCCGGTCCGGAAATCCCCACCGCGGCGCCGATGTCGTCGATGCCGACGCCGTGGAAGCCGTGCCGGGCGAACAGTTCGGCGGCGGCGGCCAGGATCTGGTCGCGGCGGGTTTGCTTCGCGGGCTCGGCTGACACGCCGCTCATCTTAAACGCCCAGCCCAGTCCACGTAAACGGGCGTTAACCCGCGCGTCGCGCGCCGATCACCGCCCGGCCGCCGAAACGCGTAGTTAACTCTTGACCCACTCTTTTTATATAGGACTACTTGCTGGTAACTGTTGTTGTGCTCCGCATCACACCCTGCGTTGTTTCCCTCCGGGAGGCTCCGATGCGCCTTGTCCGAACCCTGTCCAGCGCCGCGCTGGCGATAGCGGCCGCGCTGGCGCTCGTCGTGCCGGCCGAAGCCGCCGCCGCCAACTACGTCGCGCTCGGCGACTCCTACTCGTCCGGGACGGGAACCGGCTCGTACTACAGCGACTCCGGCAGCTGCAAGCGCAGCCAGTACAGCTACCCGGCCCTCTGGGCCGCGTCGCACGCGCCCGCGTCGTTCAAGTTCGTGGCCTGCTCCGGTGCCAAGACCGGCGACGTGCTCGCCAACCAGGTCGGCGCGCTGTCCACGTCGACCTCCCTGGTCAGCATCTCGATCGGTGGGAACGACGCCGGCTTCACCGACGTGATCAGCACCTGCACCTTCGGCTCCGACTCGACCTGCGTGAACCGGGTCAACCAGGCCAAGGCCTACGCCACCGGCACCCTGCCGGGCCTGCTCGACAACGTCTACGCGCAGATCCGCACCCGCGCGCCGTCCGCGACGGTCGTCGTGCTCGGCTACCCGCGCCTCTACAAGGTGCCGGGCAGCTGCTCGGTCGGCCTCAGCGACACCAAGCGCGCGGCGATCAACTCGGCCGCCGACACCCTGCACCAGGTCATCTCCGCCCGCGCGGGCGCGAGGTCGTTCGCCTACCGCGACGTGCGCACGGCGTTCACCGGGCACGAGATCTGCTCGTCGGACTGGTGGCTGAACAGCCTGTCGTGGCCGGTGGAGGAGTCCTACCACCCCAACCGCAACGGCCAGCGCCTCGGCTACCTGCCGCAGCTGACCGCCGTCACCGGCTGACGTCACCGAGCACCACCCGGAGGGGGTCGCGACCGCGGCCCCCTCCCGCTTGTGGGTCGGCGTTAACAAGCGCTAACATCTCCTCAGGTTAACGACGGCTAACCGCGAGGAGCCCGATGGACGCCCCGGTGCTGCGCAGCACGGCCGACAAGTCGGCCGACGCCTTCCGGCGCTACCACGACGAACACGCGCGGCTCGTGCACGACCTGCGCGCCAAGCTCCGCCACGCCGCCCTCGGCGGTCCGGAGAAGGCGCGCACGCGGCACGTCGAGCGCGGCAAGCTGCTGCCCCGCGACCGGGTCGACGCGCTGCTCGACCCCGGCTCGCCGTTCCTGGAGCTCTCGCCGCTGGCCGCGAACGGCATGTACGGCGACGAGGCGCCCGCCGCCGGCGTCATCACCGGCGTCGGCCGCGTGTCCGGCCGCGAGGTCGTGGTCGTCGCCAACGACGCCACCGTCAAGGGCGGTACCTACTACCCGATGACGGTGAAGAAGCACCTGCGCGCCCAAGAGGTGGCGTTGCAGAACAACCTGCCGTGCGTCTACCTGGTGGACTCCGGCGGCGCGTTCCTGCCCCGGCAGGACGAGGTGTTCCCGGACCGCGAGCACTTCGGCCGGATCTTCTTCAACCAGGCCACCATGTCCGCCAGGGGCATCCCGCAGGTCGCCGCCGTGCTCGGCTCGTGCACGGCGGGCGGCGCGTACGTGCCCGCGATGTCCGACGAAGCCGTGATCGTGCGCGGTCAGGGCACGATCTTCCTCGGCGGCCCGCCGCTGGTGAAGGCCGCGACCGGCGAGGTCGTCACGGCCGAGGAGCTGGGCGGCGGCGAGCTGCACTCGCGCACGTCCGGCGTCACCGACCACCTCGCCGAGAACGACGAGCACGCGCTGCGGATCGTGCGCTCGATCGTCAGCACGCTGGGTCCGCGCGCGCCGCGGCCGTGGCAGGTCGAGCCGACCGTCGAGCCCGCCGTCGACCCCGCCGAGCTGTACGGGGTCGTGCCGACCGACAGCCGCACGCCGTACGACGTGCGCGAGGTGATCGCCCGGGTCGTGGACGGCAGCCGGTTCCAGGAGTTCAAGAAGGAGTACGGCGCGACGCTGGTCACCGGGTTCGCGCGCATCCACGGCCACCCGGTCGGCATCGTGGCCAACAACGGCGTGCTGTTCGGCGAGTCGGCGCTGAAGGGCGCGCACTTCATCCAGCTGTGCGACCAGCGGTCCGTGCCGCTGGTGTTCCTGCAGAACATCAGCGGGTTCATGGTGGGCCGCGAGTACGAGGCGGCGGGCATCGCCAAGCACGGCGCGAAGATGGTCACGGCGGTGGCCTGCGCGCGGGTGCCGAAGTTCACCGTGGTCATCGGCGGGTCGTTCGGCGCGGGCAACTACTCGATGTGCGGGCGGGCCTACTCGCCCCGGTTCCTGTGGATGTGGCCCAACGCCCGGATCTCGGTGATGGGCGGCGAGCAGGCGGCCTCCGTGCTGGCGACCGTGCGGCGCGACCAGCTCGGTGACGCGTGGTCGGCCGAGGAGGAAGAGGCGTTCAAGGCGCCGATCCGGCAGCAGTACGAGGACCAGGGCAACCCGTACTACTCCACGGCACGGCTGTGGGACGACGGCGTGATCGACCCCCTCGACACGCGGATGGTGCTGGGCCTGGCGTTGTCCACGGCGGCGAACGCCCCGATCGAGCCGGTTTCCTACGGCGTCTTCCGGATGTGATGAGCATGTTCGACACAGTCCTGATCGCCAACCGCGGCGAGATCGCGGTGCGGGTGATCCGCGCGTTGCGGCGGTTCGGCATCCGGTCGGTGGCGGTCCACAGCGACGCGGACGCGGACGCGCTGCACGTGCGGCTGGCCGACGAGGCGGTGCGGATCGGGCCCGCGGCGGCGCGGGAGAGCTACCTGTCGGTGGAGCGGATCGTCGAGGCCGCGCTGTCCACGGGCGCGCGGGCCGTGCACCCCGGGTACGGGTTCCTCGCCGAGAACGCGGAGTTCGCGCGGGCGTGCGAGAAGGCCGGGCTGGTGTTCATCGGGCCGCCGGCCGAGGCGATCGAGGCCATGGGCGACAAGATCCGCGCCAAGCTGACCGTGGCGGCGGCGGGCGTGCCGGTGGTGCCGGGGCGGACCGAGGTCGGGATGACCGACGACGACCTGGTGGGGGCGGCGGCCGAGATCGGGTTCCCGGTGCTGCTCAAGCCGTCGGCGGGCGGTGGCGGCAAGGGCATGCGGCTGGTGGACGCGGCCGACGGGCTGCGGGACGCGATCGAGTCGGCGCGGCGGGAGGCGCGCGGGTCGTTCGGCGACGACGCGTTGCTGATCGAGCGGTTCATCGGCAACCCGCGGCACGTCGAGATCCAGGTGCTGGCCGACGCGCACGGCGGCGTGGTGCACCTCGGCGAGCGCGAGTGCAGCTTGCAGCGGCGGCACCAGAAGATCATCGAGGAGGCGCCGTCGCCGTTGCTGACGCCCGAGGTCCGCGCGGCGATGGGGCGTGCGGCGGTGGAGGCGGCCCGGTCCGTGGGGTACGTCGGCGCGGGCACGGTCGAGTTCATCGTGGACGGCGCGTCCGGTGACTACTACTTCATGGAGATGAACACGCGGCTCCAGGTGGAGCACCCGGTGACCGAGCTGGTCACGGGCGTGGACCTGGTGGAGCAGCAGTTGCGGGTGGCGGCGGGCGAGCGGCTGGGGTTCACGTCGGTGGAGCTCTCCGGGCACGCGGTGGAGGCCCGCGTGTACGCCGAGGACCCGGCGCGCGGGTTCCTGCCGACCGGTGGGACGGTGCTCGCGCTGGACGAGCCGTCCGACGTGCGGGTGGACTCGGCGTTGCGGGTCGGGCTGGCGGTGGGCAGCGACTACGACCCGATGCTGGCGAAGGTGATCGCGCACGGTGCGACGCGGGCGGAGGCGCTGCGCCGGCTGCACGCCGCGCTGGGGCGGTTCGTGCTGCTGGGCGTGACGACGAACGTGCCGTTCCTGCGGGCGTTGTTGGCCGACCCGGACGTGCGGGCGGGTGCGTTGGACACCGGGTTGGTGGAGCGCAAGCTCGACTCGCTGGTGGCCGTGGAGCGGCCGGACGAGGTGCTGGCCGCCGCGGCCCTGGAGCGGCAGCTCTCGTCGAGCGGCGGTGACGACCCGTGGGCGCGGTCGGACGGCTGGCGGGTCGGGGAGCACGCGTGGACCCGGTGGCTGATCGACGGCGTCGAGGTGCGCGTGCGCGGCGACGAAGTGGCTGTCGCGGACGGTGAGCCGGTGCGGCACGCGGTGTCGATCGACGGCGACCGGTTGTCCGTCGACGGGCGGCCCTACGCGATGGCCCGGGACGGGGACGTGCTGTGGCTCGGCCGCGACGGACACGCGTGGGCGTTGACCGAGACCCGGCCGTCCGAGGTCGCCGCCTCGGGGACCGTCGCGGGCGGTGGCCCGGTGACCAGCCCCATGCCCGGCACGGTGCTCGTGGCGCGGGTCGCCCGAGGCGAGCACGTGACCGCCGGGCAGGCGCTGTTCGTGGTCGAAGCGATGAAGATGGAGCACACCGTCACGTCACCCGTGGCCGGCGTGCTCACCGAAGTGCACGTCCAGGCGGGCCAACAGGTCGCGCTGGACCAACCCCTGGCCGTCGTCGTGCCCCACGAGGAGTGAGCGATGCTGGACTTCCGCCTTGACGAGGAATACGAGGCGCTGCGCAAGACCGTCGAGGAGTTCGCGCGCGACGAGGTCGCACCCGTGATCGGCGGGTTCTACGAGCGGGAGGAGTTCCCGTACGAGATCGTCGCCAAGATGGGGCGGATGGGCCTGTTCGGGCTGCCGTTCCCGGAGGAGTTCGGCGGGATGGGCGGCGACTACTTCGCGCTGTGCCTGGCGTTGGAGGAGCTGGCGCGGGTCGACTCGTCGGTGGCGATCACGCTGGAGGCGGGCGTGTCGCTGGGCTCGATGCCGTTGTTCCGGTTCGGTTCGGCGGAGCAGAAGGCGTCCTGGTTGCCGCGGCTGTGCACCGGTGAGGTGCTGGGGGCGTTCGGGCTGACCGAGCCGGGTGGCGGGTCGGACGCGGGTGCGTTGCGCACCACGGCGAAGCTCGACGGCGACGAGTGGGTGCTCAACGGCACCAAGGCGTTCATCACCAACTCGGGGACCGACATCACCGGGCTGGTGACGGTGGCGGCGGTGACCGGGCGGCGGGAGAACGGCAAGCCGGAGATCTCGGCGATCATCGTGCCCTCGGGCACGCCGGGGTTCACCGTGTCGCGCAAGTACTCCAAGGTCGGGTGGAACGCGTCGGACACGCGCGAGCTGTCGTTCCAGGACTGCCGGGTGCCCGCCGCGAACCTGGTCGGCGAGCGGGGGCGCGGGTACGCGCAGTTCCTGCAGACGTTGGACGAGGGGCGGGTGGCGATCGCGGCCATCGGCGTCGGGTTGGCGCAGGGGTGCGTGGACGAGTGCCTGCGGTACGCCGGGGAGCGCGAAGCGTTCGGGCACAAGATCGGCGAGTACCAGGCGATCCAGTTCAAGATCGCCGAGATGGAGGCGCGGACGCACACGTCGCGGCTGGCGTACTACCAGGCGGCGGCGAAGATGCTGCGCGGCGAGCCGTTCAAGCGTGAGGCGGCGATCGCCAAGCTCGTGTCGTCGGAGGCGGCGATGGACAACGCCCGGGACGCGACGCAGATCTTCGGTGGCTACGGCTTCATGAACGAGTACCCGGTGGGCCGCTTCTACCGTGACGCCAAGATCCTGGAGATCGGCGAGGGCACCAGCGAGGTCCAGAAGATGCTGATCGCCCGCGACCTGGGCCTCTCCTAACCCCCACGCGAGTGTCGAACCTCCAGGTCCCGAGTGTCGAACCTCCAGGACCCCCGAATTCAACGTTCAGGTCAGTGGCCGGCCGTTCCGAACGTAGAACTCGGGGGTCCTGAGCGTTCGACACTCGGGACCTGAGTGTTCGACACTCGCGGGGGGATTAGGGGCGGTGGTGGCGGCCGGGGGTGGAGTGGAAGCGGCGGAGGCCTTGTTCGACCTCGGTCAGGGAGATCTCGCCGTGGCGCAGTTCGTTGGCCAGGGCGTCGGACTCCGGCAGGGACTCCTGCTCCAGGACGGAGAGGCGGTCGTGGCGCAGGCACAGCTGGGGGAACGCGGCCAGTTCCAGGGCCAGGGACTCGGCGGCGGAACGCGAGGTGCCCGGCGGCACGACGCGGTTGGCCAGGCCGATGGCCAGGGCTTCGTCGGCCAGGACCGGGCGGCCGGTCAGGATCAGGTCCATGGCGCGGGACGTCCCGATCAACCGCGGCAGGCGCACCGTCCCGCCGTCGATCAGCGGCACGCCCCACCGCCGGCAGAACACCCCGAACACCGCGTCCGAGTCCGCCACCCGCAAGTCGCACCACAGCGCCAGCTCCAGGCCGCCCGCGACCGCGTGACCGGACACCGCGGCGATCACGGGCTTGGAAAGCCGGAGGCGCGTCGGACCCATCGGACCGGACGGTGACGCGGGGTCGTTGCTGCGCGGGGTCCCCAACGCCTTCAGGTCCGCACCCGAGCAGAACGTGCCGCCCTCGCCGTGCAGCACGGCCACCGCCGCCGTCGGGTCCTCGTCGAACTCGCGGAACACCTCGGTCAACGTGTGCGCGGTCGGCCCGTCCACCGCGTTGCGCACGGCCGGCCGGTTCAGCAGCACGGTGAACACCGGTCCCGACCGCTCCACCCGCACGGCGCTCACGGCTTCGGCAACCCCCGCTCCACGATCGCACCGAAGTCCACCCCGCGCGGCAGCGTGCCGAACGCCACGCCCCAGTCGCCCGACAGCCGCGACGCGCAGAACGCGTCCGCCACCGCCGGGTGCCCGTACCGCACCAGCAACGCCCCCTGCAGCGCCAACGCCATGCGCTCAACCAGCCTGCGCGCCCGCACCTCCAGGTCGGTCACGTCGGTCAGCTCCGCCTTGATCCCGTCGACCGCCGCGTCCAGCCGCCGGTCCGCGCCCCGCGCCGCGTCCAGCTCGCCGAAGAACTCCGCCACCGCCTCCGGTGAACGCCCGAGAGCGCGCAACGCGTCCAGCGCCGCCACGTTCCCCGATCCCTCCCAGATGGACATCAGCGGCGACTCGCGGAACAGCCGGGGCATCCCCGAGTCCTCGATGTACCCGTTGCCACCCAGGCACTCCAACGCCTCGGCGGCGTGCGCCGGCGCCCGCTTGCACACCCAGTACTTGCTCACCGCCAGCCCGAGCCTGCTCCGGTTGCCGGCCAGCCACAACGCCACCGTGGTCGCCGCCTCGGACTCCACCGCGAGGTCCGCCAGCACGTTGCGCATCGCGGGCTGGTCGACCAGGTACGCGCCGAACGCCTTGCGGTGCGCCGCGTGGTGCGTGGCCTGGGTCAGCCCGAGCCGCATCCCGGACGCCGAGCCGAGCACGCAGTCCAGCCGGGTCATGTTGACCATCTCGATGATGGTCCGCACGCCCTGCCCCTCCTCGCCGACCAGCCAGCCGACCGCGCCGTCGTACTCCAGCTCCGCGGACGCGTTCGACTTGTTGCCGAGCTTGTCCTTGAGCCGCTGCAGGAACATCGCGTTGCGCGTGCCGTCGGGCAGCACGCGCGGCAGCACGAAGCACGACAGACCGCCCGGCGCCTGCGCCAGCGTCAGGAACAGGTCCGACATGGGCGCGGAGGTGAACCACTTGTGCCCGGTCAGCACGTAGTGGTCGGCGACCGGCACGGCCCGCGTGGTGTTCGCCCGCACGTCCGAGCCGCCCTGCTTCTCGGTCATCGACATGCCCGCGATCAACCCGCGCTTGGCCGACGGCGCGCGCAGCCCGAAGTCGTACTCCCGTGACGCCAGCAGCGGTTCGTACCGCGCGGCCAGAGCGGGCGTCCGGCGCAGAGCGGGCACGGCCGCGTACGTCATCGAGATCGGGCAGCCGTGACCCGCCTCGGCCTGGCTCCACACGTAGAACTTGGCCGCGCGGGCGACGTGCGCGCCGGGCCGGTCGTCCCGCCACGGCGCGGCGTGCAGCCCGTGCGACACCGCGGTCGTCATGAGCTCGTGCCAGGCCGGGTGGAACTCGACCTCGTCGACCCGGTGCCCGTACCGGTCGTGGGTGTGCAGCACGGGCGGGTGCGCGTTCGCCAAGCGTCCCAGGTCCTGGACGTGCGGCGTGCCCGCGAGGACGCCGAGTTCCCGCACCTCGGGCTCGGCCCACTCCGCGCCGCCCCGCCGCAGGCCGTCCAGCAGCGCCGGGTCCGCGGCGACGTCGTGGCCGGCCAGCGGCGGGACCTGGTTGGTCACCTCATGAGTGGCGTGGGTCATAACCTCCTAGAGTACTACCCGTCGGTAACTTGCGGTCGGGTCAAATTTGGGGGTGCTGATCAAGCTCCGGCGGCCTAACGTCGGTGCGGTGAGCGATCACGCACGGGAGTCCGACCACGAGCGGGCGGTGGCCGCGTTGCGCGGCCAGTACGAGGCGATCCCGGCCGGTGCGCCGGTGCGCCTGGCCAAGTCGACGTCGAACCTGTTCCGGTTCCGCGCCGACCAGGCCGGCGGGCTGGACGTGGCCCGGTTCGACCGGGTCCTGTCGGTGGACGCCGGAGCCCGGACCGCGCAGGTCCAGGGCATGACGACCTACGAGCGCCTGGTGGACGCCACCCTGCCGCACGGCCTCATGCCGCTGGTCGTGCCGCAGCTCAAGACGATCACGCTGGGCGGCGCGGTGGCGGGCCTGGGCATCGAATCCAGCTCGTTCCGCAACGGCCTGCCGCACGAGTCGGTGCGCGAGCTGGAGGTGATGACCGGCGACGGCGAGGTGGTCGTGGTGAAGCCGGGCGACGACCTGTTCCGCGGTTTCCCGAACTCCTACGGCACGTTGGGCTACGCGCTCCGGTTGGACATCGAGCTCGAACCGGTCAAACCGTACGTCCGACTGCGACACGTGCCGTTCGCCGACGCGGCCGAGTGCGCGCGAGTCATCTCGCAGGTCTGCGCGGACGGTTCCTACCAGGGCGAACCGGTCGACTTCGTGGACGGGACGGTGTTCACCGGCCGCGAGCAGTACCTGACGCTGGCGACCTGGGCCGACACCGCGCCGTTCACCTCGGACTACACCGGCAACGACATCTACTACCGCTCGATCCAGCGGCGCAGCGTCGACTACCTGACCGTGCGGGACTACCTGTGGCGGTGGGACACCGACTGGTTCTGGTGCTCGCGCGCGTTCGGCGTGCAGCACCCGGTCGTGCGGCGGCTCGTGCCCAAGCGGTACCTGCGGTCCGACGTGTACCGCAAGGTGGTGGCGTGGGACCGGCGGCACAAGCTGTCGGACCGGTTGAGCAAGGCGGTGCAGGAGCCGGTGATCCAGGACGTGGAGATCCCGGTGGACCGGCTCGCCGAGTTCCTGGACTTCTTCCACCGCGAGATCGGCATCAGCCCGGTGTGGCTGTGCCCGGTGCGGTTGCGGAGCCGGGAGGACGGGCAGAGCGCCGGCTGGCCGCTGTACCCGATGGACCCGGACGTGCTGTACGTCAACGTCGGCTTCTGGTCGACGGTGTCGCTGCGGCCCGACGAGGAGCTGGGCAGCCGCAACCGGTTGATCGAGGACAAGGTCACCGAGCTGGGCGGGCACAAGTCGCTGTACTCCGACTCCTACTACGGCGAGGAGGAGTTCTGGGACAACTACAACGGCCCGACGTACCGGGATTTGAAGGAGCGGTACGACCCGGCGGGCAGGCTGCCCGATTTGTACGCCAAGTGTGTTCTCCGTAGGTGAAGGGAGCCGGGGTCATGCGGTTGGCGGAGGTGTTCCAGCGGGCGGTCGGAGGCGGCGCGTCCGTGCGGTTCAGCGCGTACGACGGCAGCCACGCGGGGCCGGCCGACGCGGGTGTGAGCATCGAGGTGCGCACACCGGAGGCGTTGTCGTACCTGGCATCGGCGCCGGGTGAACTGGGTTTGGCGCGCGCGTACGTGACCGGACACCTGGAGATCATCGGTGACGTGTAC is a window from the Saccharothrix saharensis genome containing:
- a CDS encoding TetR/AcrR family transcriptional regulator: MSGVSAEPAKQTRRDQILAAAAELFARHGFHGVGIDDIGAAVGISGPALYRHFRSKDAMLGEMLTSISERLLDGGLNRVAASGDPAHALRELIRWHVDFALDDPALITVQIRNLANLTDPDRRRVRALQRRYVEVWVETIRKTSPEVDEPTARAAAHAVFGLINSTPHSAHLDREQMAALLSQMALASLSGALPVRP
- a CDS encoding SGNH/GDSL hydrolase family protein, which codes for MRLVRTLSSAALAIAAALALVVPAEAAAANYVALGDSYSSGTGTGSYYSDSGSCKRSQYSYPALWAASHAPASFKFVACSGAKTGDVLANQVGALSTSTSLVSISIGGNDAGFTDVISTCTFGSDSTCVNRVNQAKAYATGTLPGLLDNVYAQIRTRAPSATVVVLGYPRLYKVPGSCSVGLSDTKRAAINSAADTLHQVISARAGARSFAYRDVRTAFTGHEICSSDWWLNSLSWPVEESYHPNRNGQRLGYLPQLTAVTG
- a CDS encoding carboxyl transferase domain-containing protein — translated: MDAPVLRSTADKSADAFRRYHDEHARLVHDLRAKLRHAALGGPEKARTRHVERGKLLPRDRVDALLDPGSPFLELSPLAANGMYGDEAPAAGVITGVGRVSGREVVVVANDATVKGGTYYPMTVKKHLRAQEVALQNNLPCVYLVDSGGAFLPRQDEVFPDREHFGRIFFNQATMSARGIPQVAAVLGSCTAGGAYVPAMSDEAVIVRGQGTIFLGGPPLVKAATGEVVTAEELGGGELHSRTSGVTDHLAENDEHALRIVRSIVSTLGPRAPRPWQVEPTVEPAVDPAELYGVVPTDSRTPYDVREVIARVVDGSRFQEFKKEYGATLVTGFARIHGHPVGIVANNGVLFGESALKGAHFIQLCDQRSVPLVFLQNISGFMVGREYEAAGIAKHGAKMVTAVACARVPKFTVVIGGSFGAGNYSMCGRAYSPRFLWMWPNARISVMGGEQAASVLATVRRDQLGDAWSAEEEEAFKAPIRQQYEDQGNPYYSTARLWDDGVIDPLDTRMVLGLALSTAANAPIEPVSYGVFRM
- a CDS encoding acetyl/propionyl/methylcrotonyl-CoA carboxylase subunit alpha; its protein translation is MFDTVLIANRGEIAVRVIRALRRFGIRSVAVHSDADADALHVRLADEAVRIGPAAARESYLSVERIVEAALSTGARAVHPGYGFLAENAEFARACEKAGLVFIGPPAEAIEAMGDKIRAKLTVAAAGVPVVPGRTEVGMTDDDLVGAAAEIGFPVLLKPSAGGGGKGMRLVDAADGLRDAIESARREARGSFGDDALLIERFIGNPRHVEIQVLADAHGGVVHLGERECSLQRRHQKIIEEAPSPLLTPEVRAAMGRAAVEAARSVGYVGAGTVEFIVDGASGDYYFMEMNTRLQVEHPVTELVTGVDLVEQQLRVAAGERLGFTSVELSGHAVEARVYAEDPARGFLPTGGTVLALDEPSDVRVDSALRVGLAVGSDYDPMLAKVIAHGATRAEALRRLHAALGRFVLLGVTTNVPFLRALLADPDVRAGALDTGLVERKLDSLVAVERPDEVLAAAALERQLSSSGGDDPWARSDGWRVGEHAWTRWLIDGVEVRVRGDEVAVADGEPVRHAVSIDGDRLSVDGRPYAMARDGDVLWLGRDGHAWALTETRPSEVAASGTVAGGGPVTSPMPGTVLVARVARGEHVTAGQALFVVEAMKMEHTVTSPVAGVLTEVHVQAGQQVALDQPLAVVVPHEE
- a CDS encoding acyl-CoA dehydrogenase family protein; this translates as MLDFRLDEEYEALRKTVEEFARDEVAPVIGGFYEREEFPYEIVAKMGRMGLFGLPFPEEFGGMGGDYFALCLALEELARVDSSVAITLEAGVSLGSMPLFRFGSAEQKASWLPRLCTGEVLGAFGLTEPGGGSDAGALRTTAKLDGDEWVLNGTKAFITNSGTDITGLVTVAAVTGRRENGKPEISAIIVPSGTPGFTVSRKYSKVGWNASDTRELSFQDCRVPAANLVGERGRGYAQFLQTLDEGRVAIAAIGVGLAQGCVDECLRYAGEREAFGHKIGEYQAIQFKIAEMEARTHTSRLAYYQAAAKMLRGEPFKREAAIAKLVSSEAAMDNARDATQIFGGYGFMNEYPVGRFYRDAKILEIGEGTSEVQKMLIARDLGLS
- a CDS encoding crotonase/enoyl-CoA hydratase family protein, which produces MSAVRVERSGPVFTVLLNRPAVRNAVDGPTAHTLTEVFREFDEDPTAAVAVLHGEGGTFCSGADLKALGTPRSNDPASPSGPMGPTRLRLSKPVIAAVSGHAVAGGLELALWCDLRVADSDAVFGVFCRRWGVPLIDGGTVRLPRLIGTSRAMDLILTGRPVLADEALAIGLANRVVPPGTSRSAAESLALELAAFPQLCLRHDRLSVLEQESLPESDALANELRHGEISLTEVEQGLRRFHSTPGRHHRP
- a CDS encoding acyl-CoA dehydrogenase family protein — protein: MTHATHEVTNQVPPLAGHDVAADPALLDGLRRGGAEWAEPEVRELGVLAGTPHVQDLGRLANAHPPVLHTHDRYGHRVDEVEFHPAWHELMTTAVSHGLHAAPWRDDRPGAHVARAAKFYVWSQAEAGHGCPISMTYAAVPALRRTPALAARYEPLLASREYDFGLRAPSAKRGLIAGMSMTEKQGGSDVRANTTRAVPVADHYVLTGHKWFTSAPMSDLFLTLAQAPGGLSCFVLPRVLPDGTRNAMFLQRLKDKLGNKSNASAELEYDGAVGWLVGEEGQGVRTIIEMVNMTRLDCVLGSASGMRLGLTQATHHAAHRKAFGAYLVDQPAMRNVLADLAVESEAATTVALWLAGNRSRLGLAVSKYWVCKRAPAHAAEALECLGGNGYIEDSGMPRLFRESPLMSIWEGSGNVAALDALRALGRSPEAVAEFFGELDAARGADRRLDAAVDGIKAELTDVTDLEVRARRLVERMALALQGALLVRYGHPAVADAFCASRLSGDWGVAFGTLPRGVDFGAIVERGLPKP
- a CDS encoding FAD-binding oxidoreductase, with protein sequence MSDHARESDHERAVAALRGQYEAIPAGAPVRLAKSTSNLFRFRADQAGGLDVARFDRVLSVDAGARTAQVQGMTTYERLVDATLPHGLMPLVVPQLKTITLGGAVAGLGIESSSFRNGLPHESVRELEVMTGDGEVVVVKPGDDLFRGFPNSYGTLGYALRLDIELEPVKPYVRLRHVPFADAAECARVISQVCADGSYQGEPVDFVDGTVFTGREQYLTLATWADTAPFTSDYTGNDIYYRSIQRRSVDYLTVRDYLWRWDTDWFWCSRAFGVQHPVVRRLVPKRYLRSDVYRKVVAWDRRHKLSDRLSKAVQEPVIQDVEIPVDRLAEFLDFFHREIGISPVWLCPVRLRSREDGQSAGWPLYPMDPDVLYVNVGFWSTVSLRPDEELGSRNRLIEDKVTELGGHKSLYSDSYYGEEEFWDNYNGPTYRDLKERYDPAGRLPDLYAKCVLRR